The following are encoded together in the Gimesia chilikensis genome:
- a CDS encoding cytochrome c oxidase subunit I has product MSVVHPSPTGLQPILKPQAHHAPGNFFTKYIFSTDHKIIAIQFLFTTLLMLIVGGALALAVRWQLAFPWESMPIVGPWLFSAEAGQISPEFYTMLFTMHATVMIFLVIIPILAGTFGNLLIPLMIGADDMAFPKLNMLSYWFIWPAIICFGMSFAYAGGPAAGWTAYPVLADLPQAAPGSGTAQTLWLLGVTFVGFSSMMGSINYMTTIINMRAPGMTFFRLPLTIWGLFITAILQAFALPVLTAGGFMQVTDRLLGTCFFYPSGLIINNADPTIGGGQPLLWQHLFWFYSHPAVYIMLLPVMGMISDMLSCMVRKPIFGYRPMIFSMSAIASLGFIVWGHHMFTSGMNPAVGMAFMVATMMIALPSAVKTFNWTATVWGGKVEFNTVTLNCIGFLSMFVVGGLSGIFMAAIPVDVYFHDTYFIVAHFHYVLFGATLFGVFAGIHFWFPKMFGRMMNEKLGKTHFLLTFIGANGTFFPMHFLGMQGMPRRYADPYLHGYLEHLLPMNQFMTISAILMGSAQILLFINIFYSMFFGPKAGRNPWNATTLEWTAPSPPPHGNFDEPPIVFHGPNEYAVHNGDKDFLMQTEKECEPPKPSDTEPENKDNDNQETSS; this is encoded by the coding sequence ATGAGCGTTGTGCATCCATCCCCCACCGGCCTGCAACCGATCCTGAAGCCTCAGGCACATCATGCGCCCGGTAATTTCTTCACGAAGTATATCTTCTCCACCGACCACAAGATCATCGCCATTCAGTTCCTGTTCACAACACTGCTGATGCTGATCGTCGGGGGTGCCCTCGCGCTGGCCGTCCGCTGGCAGCTCGCCTTCCCCTGGGAATCGATGCCCATCGTCGGCCCCTGGCTCTTCTCCGCCGAAGCAGGACAGATCTCACCAGAGTTCTACACCATGCTCTTCACGATGCATGCCACCGTGATGATCTTCCTCGTCATTATCCCGATCCTCGCCGGAACCTTCGGCAACCTGCTCATCCCGCTGATGATCGGTGCCGACGATATGGCGTTCCCCAAACTCAATATGCTCAGCTACTGGTTCATCTGGCCCGCCATTATCTGTTTCGGTATGAGCTTCGCCTACGCCGGTGGGCCGGCAGCAGGCTGGACCGCTTACCCGGTTCTGGCCGACCTCCCCCAGGCAGCCCCCGGATCTGGAACCGCTCAGACCCTCTGGCTGCTGGGCGTCACTTTTGTCGGCTTCTCATCCATGATGGGGTCGATCAACTACATGACCACCATCATCAACATGCGGGCCCCCGGCATGACGTTCTTCCGTCTGCCTCTGACCATCTGGGGTCTGTTCATCACCGCGATTCTGCAGGCCTTCGCTCTGCCCGTATTGACCGCAGGCGGCTTCATGCAGGTCACCGACCGTCTGCTGGGCACCTGTTTCTTCTACCCGTCGGGACTGATCATCAACAACGCAGATCCGACCATCGGCGGGGGACAGCCCCTGCTCTGGCAGCACCTGTTCTGGTTCTACTCGCACCCCGCCGTTTACATCATGCTGCTCCCCGTGATGGGCATGATCTCGGATATGCTCAGCTGTATGGTCCGTAAGCCGATCTTCGGTTACCGACCGATGATTTTCTCTATGTCCGCGATCGCCAGCCTGGGCTTCATCGTCTGGGGACACCACATGTTTACCAGCGGTATGAACCCCGCTGTCGGGATGGCCTTCATGGTCGCTACCATGATGATCGCCCTCCCCTCTGCCGTGAAAACTTTCAACTGGACCGCTACCGTCTGGGGCGGCAAAGTCGAATTCAATACCGTCACCCTCAACTGCATCGGCTTCCTGTCGATGTTCGTGGTCGGCGGTCTCAGCGGGATCTTCATGGCGGCAATCCCCGTGGACGTCTACTTCCACGACACCTACTTCATCGTGGCCCACTTCCACTACGTACTCTTTGGTGCCACGCTGTTCGGCGTCTTTGCGGGAATCCATTTCTGGTTCCCCAAAATGTTCGGACGCATGATGAACGAAAAACTGGGCAAAACCCACTTCCTGCTGACCTTCATCGGTGCCAACGGAACCTTCTTCCCGATGCATTTCCTGGGAATGCAGGGCATGCCCCGTCGCTATGCCGATCCCTATCTGCACGGCTACCTCGAACACCTGCTCCCCATGAACCAGTTCATGACTATCTCGGCCATCCTCATGGGGTCGGCCCAGATCCTGCTGTTCATCAATATTTTCTACAGCATGTTCTTCGGTCCTAAAGCCGGTCGGAACCCCTGGAATGCAACGACCCTGGAATGGACCGCACCGTCACCACCGCCTCACGGCAACTTTGACGAACCGCCCATCGTTTTCCATGGGCCCAATGAATACGCCGTGCATAACGGCGACAAAGATTTCCTGATGCAGACCGAAAAAGAGTGTGAACCACCCAAACCGTCTGACACAGAACCAGAGAACAAAGACAACGACAATCAGGAAACTTCCAGTTAA
- a CDS encoding ABC transporter ATP-binding protein — MLSNTLPQETARAARIVVQDISHHYGQRLALNQLSFEVHSGEIFGLLGPNGGGKTTLFRLLSTLLPLQAGSAEIAGLDLATRSQEIRNLIGVTFQSPSLDGKLTVQENLKHQAHLYGISGALMRDRIANALSHLGLTDRKGDLAESLSGGLKRRVEIAKGLLHSPRVLLLDEPSTGLDPGARHDLWKYLKQLQQENGVTILITTHLMEEAEHCDRLGILNRGELVTCGTPDELRASVGGDCLTIQAEHPDELARLITEKFGVTPQRINASLRLEHTRGHEFLKDLIDAFPDQVTSVSLGKPTLEDVFIHETGHQFWQAEESE; from the coding sequence ATGTTGAGTAACACGCTACCGCAGGAAACCGCCCGCGCGGCGCGGATCGTCGTGCAGGACATCTCGCACCATTACGGGCAACGCCTCGCCCTGAACCAGCTCAGTTTCGAAGTCCACTCCGGTGAAATCTTCGGTCTGCTCGGTCCGAACGGTGGCGGAAAAACCACACTCTTTCGCCTGCTCTCGACCCTGCTCCCCCTGCAGGCTGGATCCGCCGAAATCGCGGGACTCGACCTGGCCACCCGGTCGCAGGAAATCCGTAACCTGATCGGCGTCACTTTTCAGTCACCCAGCCTGGACGGCAAACTTACGGTCCAGGAAAACCTCAAACACCAGGCCCACCTGTATGGCATCTCCGGAGCCCTCATGCGGGACCGCATCGCCAATGCCCTGTCCCACCTGGGTCTGACCGACCGCAAAGGGGATCTGGCGGAATCCCTCTCGGGCGGCCTCAAGCGGCGCGTGGAAATCGCCAAAGGCCTGCTGCACTCTCCCCGCGTGCTCCTGCTCGACGAACCGAGTACCGGCCTCGACCCCGGTGCCCGGCACGACCTCTGGAAATATCTCAAACAACTCCAGCAGGAGAACGGCGTCACCATCCTGATCACCACACACCTCATGGAAGAAGCAGAACACTGTGACCGCCTGGGAATTTTGAACCGGGGCGAACTCGTCACCTGTGGTACTCCCGATGAACTGCGAGCCTCGGTCGGCGGCGACTGCCTGACCATCCAGGCCGAGCATCCCGATGAACTCGCCCGACTCATCACCGAGAAGTTCGGCGTTACCCCACAGCGCATCAACGCCAGCCTGCGTCTGGAACACACCCGCGGTCACGAATTCCTCAAAGATCTGATCGACGCCTTTCCCGACCAGGTCACTTCCGTTTCCCTCGGCAAGCCGACACTGGAAGATGTCTTCATCCATGAAACCGGTCATCAGTTCTGGCAGGCGGAGGAATCGGAATGA
- the cyoE gene encoding heme o synthase: MSTTQQSYIAVEEPKAAARPISLARLADYLELTKPRISTMALISVALGYTLGSAHSWSLLPLIHALFGIGLVAVGCNSLNQLLEIKSDQLMPRTTGRPLPSGRLSVSEVLVFGILCALIGIFYLALMVNLLTAFLSMLTLVLYVVVYTPLKRCTSFCTTIGAIPGAMPPILGWTAAGGNLNTASFSIFAIMFLWQFPHFLAIAWLYRHQYHQAGLKMLPAADPRPRMIGWMCVIYATLLIPVSLLPQYVSLAGSVYSGVALVLGIAYLIFSIRFLGNETRKTARELIWCSLIYLPVLLITLTWDRLQLFN, encoded by the coding sequence ATGTCTACGACTCAACAATCTTATATCGCCGTTGAAGAACCGAAAGCCGCAGCCCGGCCCATCAGCCTGGCACGGCTCGCCGATTACCTCGAACTGACGAAGCCCCGCATTTCGACAATGGCGTTGATTTCCGTTGCCCTGGGTTACACCCTGGGGAGCGCCCATTCCTGGTCGCTGCTCCCGCTGATCCACGCCCTGTTCGGCATTGGACTGGTCGCCGTAGGCTGTAACTCACTGAATCAGCTACTGGAAATCAAAAGCGATCAACTGATGCCCCGCACCACAGGCCGCCCGCTTCCCTCCGGACGACTCTCTGTCTCCGAAGTGCTGGTGTTCGGCATCCTCTGTGCCCTGATCGGTATCTTCTATCTCGCATTGATGGTCAACCTGCTGACCGCGTTTCTGTCCATGCTGACACTCGTGCTCTACGTTGTGGTTTACACGCCGCTCAAGCGCTGCACCTCGTTCTGTACCACAATCGGAGCCATCCCCGGCGCCATGCCCCCGATCCTGGGCTGGACCGCTGCCGGCGGAAACCTGAATACCGCGTCCTTCTCCATTTTTGCCATCATGTTCCTCTGGCAGTTCCCGCACTTCCTGGCGATCGCCTGGCTGTACCGCCATCAGTATCACCAGGCCGGGCTCAAAATGCTGCCCGCCGCCGATCCCCGACCACGCATGATCGGCTGGATGTGCGTGATTTATGCCACCCTCCTGATTCCCGTCAGCCTCCTGCCACAGTACGTCTCTCTGGCCGGCAGCGTCTATTCCGGCGTCGCCCTGGTACTGGGAATCGCTTACCTGATCTTCTCGATCCGCTTTCTGGGCAATGAAACCCGTAAGACCGCCCGGGAGTTGATCTGGTGTTCGCTGATCTACCTCCCCGTGTTGCTGATCACCCTCACCTGGGATCGCCTGCAGCTGTTTAACTGA
- a CDS encoding cytochrome C oxidase subunit IV family protein: MSQEPAHPAYNVYTKIFYALCFCTVLSIVFDIIDLREKNVVGIKGVILLAFLVLAVACAKALFVLIYFMHLKFEGKWKYVLLSPTIILAMGLTIAMTPDIGIHYYTSEAPQIDYLEQAQQASANAAPEQPETSHVE; this comes from the coding sequence ATGTCCCAAGAACCAGCTCATCCCGCCTACAACGTCTATACGAAGATCTTCTACGCCCTCTGCTTCTGCACCGTGCTCTCGATTGTTTTCGACATCATCGACCTGCGCGAGAAAAACGTGGTCGGCATCAAGGGTGTCATCCTGCTGGCGTTCCTCGTGCTCGCCGTCGCCTGTGCCAAAGCTCTGTTCGTGCTGATCTACTTCATGCACCTCAAGTTTGAAGGCAAATGGAAATACGTTCTGCTTAGCCCGACGATCATCCTCGCCATGGGACTGACCATCGCCATGACCCCCGATATCGGCATTCATTACTACACCAGTGAAGCCCCCCAGATTGATTACCTGGAACAGGCACAGCAGGCCTCAGCCAACGCTGCGCCCGAACAGCCCGAAACGAGTCATGTTGAGTAA
- a CDS encoding cytochrome c oxidase subunit 3 gives MSHESNSPQYRMGLPIPHSKLGMWLFLATEIMFFSAFIGAYIVLRAGSPGWPTDPDVTHLRIWAGGLNTFVLILSSYFVVMALEGMKAQNFSKARKYLLLTFVLGCLFLGIKSYEYAGKFKYDILPGHIPETPQMAIDKSMREMKQVVDNRVIALAGVKDPEKTEPTEEAESVEEAGVTDEKTEAIVPPVEELRQQLQTELSAEDTPAARKKELQAYFDLESEYLKLNNQALEESITVPEMNKALDTLRENPEYGSLLAPVHHLQPIIYGNLFASVYFLLTGFHALHVIIGMLLFAIVLVQGKRLCEKWNDYVENIGLYWHFVDLVWIFLFPLIYIL, from the coding sequence ATGAGTCACGAAAGTAATTCGCCACAATATCGCATGGGACTTCCCATTCCACATTCCAAACTGGGCATGTGGCTCTTTCTGGCGACCGAGATCATGTTCTTTTCCGCCTTCATCGGGGCCTACATCGTCCTGCGTGCCGGCTCTCCCGGTTGGCCCACCGACCCCGACGTGACCCACCTGCGGATCTGGGCCGGCGGACTGAATACCTTCGTCCTGATTCTCTCCAGTTACTTCGTCGTCATGGCCCTCGAAGGGATGAAGGCCCAAAACTTCTCCAAGGCACGCAAATACCTGCTGCTGACCTTCGTCCTGGGTTGTCTCTTCCTGGGAATCAAATCCTACGAGTATGCCGGCAAATTCAAATACGATATTCTCCCCGGACACATTCCCGAAACGCCTCAGATGGCCATCGACAAATCGATGCGGGAGATGAAGCAGGTCGTCGACAACCGCGTCATCGCCCTGGCTGGCGTCAAGGATCCGGAAAAAACCGAACCCACCGAAGAAGCGGAATCGGTCGAAGAAGCCGGCGTCACTGATGAAAAAACCGAAGCCATCGTGCCCCCGGTCGAAGAGCTCCGCCAACAGCTGCAGACAGAACTCTCAGCCGAAGACACTCCGGCAGCCCGTAAGAAAGAACTCCAGGCCTACTTCGATCTCGAGAGTGAATACCTGAAACTGAATAACCAGGCACTCGAAGAATCGATCACCGTTCCCGAAATGAACAAAGCCCTGGATACCCTGCGAGAAAACCCCGAATACGGTTCTCTCCTGGCCCCCGTGCATCACCTCCAACCCATTATTTATGGCAACCTCTTCGCTTCCGTCTACTTCCTGCTCACCGGCTTTCACGCACTGCACGTCATCATCGGCATGCTCCTGTTCGCGATTGTCCTCGTCCAGGGAAAACGACTCTGCGAAAAGTGGAATGACTATGTCGAAAATATCGGCCTCTACTGGCACTTCGTCGACCTGGTCTGGATCTTCCTGTTCCCGTTGATTTACATCCTTTGA
- a CDS encoding DUF420 domain-containing protein yields MTETPNKPPRRIPLILTISLWVLVAVSAFATWQLKKQSDLALEQRKAEQAARAEAEENTEETEEISVKGPIWPKEGIEDFTLTERSGKTITKKDLLGKPWVACFVFTRCAGPCPRVSGQFYQLQKDLKDLDFRLVTITVDPNHDTPEVLSQYAELMGADPEKWLFLTGDQKEIFHLIEKSFLMPVEENVGPARKPGFEVIHTTNVMLVGPDGRVLQKFNAVNDAEMAELRREVRKLVKEESKDKTDSKKKAEAPAKEEPKPVAKPPAKAGMISLSTLLLPLLLAQSETESAPAAPTEPVEVETETVETVTKAGPAGQAPDWVMQLPTVNAALNGLATILLMVGYGFIRKGEREKHKKTMLTAFGTSVLFLVFYLIYHFALQSYTGDASRKFQGEGLIRPVYYFILITHVVLAAAVPVLAWMTIRRGLKQQWEAHRRIAKITFPIWLYVSITGVVIYFMLYHLPGAA; encoded by the coding sequence ATGACTGAAACACCAAACAAACCTCCCCGCCGCATTCCGCTGATTCTGACGATTTCGCTCTGGGTTCTCGTCGCCGTCAGTGCCTTCGCCACCTGGCAGCTCAAGAAGCAGAGCGACCTGGCTCTCGAACAGCGCAAGGCCGAACAGGCGGCCCGGGCTGAGGCGGAAGAAAATACAGAAGAGACCGAAGAAATCAGCGTCAAAGGTCCCATCTGGCCCAAGGAAGGGATCGAAGATTTCACGCTCACTGAACGCAGTGGTAAAACCATCACGAAGAAAGACCTGCTGGGGAAACCCTGGGTCGCCTGCTTCGTCTTCACCCGCTGCGCCGGTCCCTGCCCCCGCGTCTCCGGCCAGTTCTACCAGCTGCAGAAAGATCTCAAAGACCTCGACTTCCGTCTGGTCACGATTACCGTCGACCCCAATCATGACACTCCCGAAGTCCTCTCGCAATACGCCGAGCTGATGGGCGCCGATCCCGAGAAATGGCTCTTCCTCACCGGCGACCAGAAAGAGATCTTCCACCTCATCGAAAAAAGTTTTCTGATGCCCGTGGAGGAAAATGTCGGCCCTGCCCGCAAGCCTGGCTTTGAAGTCATTCACACCACCAACGTGATGCTCGTCGGCCCCGATGGCCGCGTGCTCCAGAAGTTCAACGCCGTCAACGACGCTGAAATGGCCGAGCTCCGCCGCGAAGTCCGCAAGCTCGTCAAAGAAGAATCGAAAGACAAAACAGACTCAAAGAAGAAAGCAGAAGCCCCCGCCAAAGAAGAACCCAAGCCAGTCGCAAAGCCTCCGGCCAAAGCGGGTATGATCTCTTTGAGCACCTTGCTGCTCCCCCTGCTGCTGGCACAGTCTGAAACCGAATCCGCCCCCGCTGCCCCTACGGAACCGGTTGAAGTCGAAACGGAAACCGTCGAGACTGTCACCAAAGCAGGCCCAGCAGGTCAGGCTCCCGACTGGGTTATGCAACTCCCCACCGTCAACGCCGCTCTGAACGGACTGGCCACGATTCTGCTGATGGTCGGCTACGGATTCATCCGCAAAGGGGAACGGGAGAAACACAAGAAGACGATGCTCACCGCGTTTGGTACATCGGTCCTGTTTCTGGTCTTCTATCTGATCTACCACTTTGCCTTGCAGAGTTACACCGGCGATGCCTCCCGTAAATTTCAGGGAGAAGGCCTGATTCGCCCCGTGTATTATTTCATTCTGATCACGCACGTGGTCCTGGCCGCCGCGGTGCCTGTCCTCGCCTGGATGACAATCCGCCGCGGACTCAAACAGCAGTGGGAAGCACACCGCCGCATCGCCAAAATCACATTTCCAATCTGGCTGTATGTCTCCATCACCGGCGTGGTAATCTATTTCATGCTTTATCATCTGCCCGGAGCCGCCTGA
- the coxB gene encoding cytochrome c oxidase subunit II: MGKGWCLFFLFWPVAAVVSCAMAPMVGWSFPYDNAQAASNLGIRIDGLFYLILFVTAVVFVGTQAVLVYALWRGSSNRDERATCTHGNHKLELIWSIIPGVILLFLALYQMNLWADFRIKKFFPEAAVKAPIAEVTARQFEWRFRYPAIGKKLQPKPQADDLYSVNELHVPFGKPVMIQLRSEDVQHSFFLPALRIKQDALPGLQIPVWFEANKEGVYDLVCAELCGWGHYKMKAHVIVESEADYQNYLKNLTQQQFYDGLGKIAANENDSESEATEK, from the coding sequence GTGGGTAAAGGATGGTGTTTATTTTTTCTGTTCTGGCCAGTGGCGGCTGTCGTATCTTGTGCGATGGCTCCCATGGTGGGCTGGTCGTTTCCCTACGATAACGCCCAGGCAGCCAGTAACCTCGGAATCCGCATCGACGGGCTGTTCTACCTGATCCTGTTCGTGACCGCGGTCGTTTTCGTTGGTACACAGGCAGTACTCGTTTATGCTCTCTGGCGTGGTTCCAGTAATCGCGACGAACGGGCTACCTGCACCCACGGCAACCACAAACTGGAACTGATCTGGTCCATCATCCCCGGTGTGATTCTGCTGTTCCTCGCCCTGTATCAGATGAACCTCTGGGCCGATTTCCGTATCAAGAAGTTCTTCCCCGAAGCAGCCGTCAAAGCACCGATCGCGGAAGTCACCGCACGCCAGTTCGAATGGCGTTTCCGTTACCCCGCCATCGGCAAGAAACTGCAACCCAAACCGCAGGCCGACGATCTGTATTCGGTCAACGAACTGCACGTCCCCTTCGGCAAGCCGGTCATGATTCAGCTCCGCAGCGAAGACGTCCAGCACTCGTTCTTCCTGCCCGCCCTGCGAATCAAACAGGACGCCCTGCCCGGCTTGCAGATCCCGGTCTGGTTTGAAGCCAACAAAGAAGGCGTCTACGACCTGGTCTGTGCCGAACTCTGTGGCTGGGGGCACTACAAGATGAAAGCCCACGTGATCGTGGAATCAGAAGCAGACTACCAGAACTATCTGAAAAATCTCACCCAACAGCAGTTTTACGACGGGCTGGGCAAGATTGCCGCCAACGAGAATGATTCTGAGAGTGAGGCAACCGAGAAATGA
- a CDS encoding ABC transporter permease, with the protein MNQNMPADHKPAFVLPILTLAHREVVRFVRQRTRVIGALIQPVLFWILFGAGLRGSFQAPAWAPAGMTYQEYFFPGVAVMILMFTAIFSTISIIEDRKEGFLQGVLVAPVPRASIVLGKLLGGTILAVLQAVLFLFLGPLLNLVGLAPDFETGVTLSGLIPLILFLFLLGFSLTALGYLIAWPMESTQGFHAIMSVFLMPMWLLSGSFFPAGDSGWLSWIIRANPLTYGVTGLRRILSSAETLPTAPGNPSMIVCLTVTAVVCIIYVVLAIWMTGKRATRNAR; encoded by the coding sequence ATGAATCAGAACATGCCCGCTGACCACAAGCCCGCATTCGTCCTGCCGATCCTGACACTCGCCCACCGCGAGGTCGTCCGCTTTGTCAGACAGCGCACCCGCGTCATCGGAGCCCTGATCCAACCGGTCCTGTTCTGGATCCTCTTCGGAGCCGGACTTCGCGGATCGTTTCAGGCCCCCGCCTGGGCGCCTGCCGGCATGACCTATCAGGAATACTTCTTCCCCGGCGTCGCCGTGATGATTTTGATGTTTACCGCCATCTTCTCCACGATCTCGATCATCGAAGACCGCAAAGAAGGCTTCCTGCAGGGCGTTCTCGTCGCACCGGTTCCCCGCGCCTCGATCGTACTGGGCAAGCTGCTGGGCGGCACGATTCTGGCCGTTTTACAAGCTGTCCTGTTCCTTTTCCTGGGACCTTTGCTGAATCTCGTGGGACTGGCCCCCGACTTTGAAACAGGTGTCACCCTCTCCGGTCTGATTCCGTTGATTCTGTTTCTGTTCCTGCTCGGCTTCAGTCTGACCGCTTTAGGCTACCTCATCGCCTGGCCCATGGAATCGACACAGGGCTTTCATGCCATCATGTCGGTCTTCCTGATGCCCATGTGGCTGCTCTCAGGCTCCTTTTTCCCCGCGGGTGATTCGGGCTGGCTCTCGTGGATCATTCGCGCCAACCCCTTAACCTACGGCGTCACCGGTCTCCGCCGGATTCTGTCGTCTGCAGAAACGCTCCCGACAGCGCCCGGCAATCCGTCAATGATTGTCTGCCTGACCGTCACCGCCGTCGTGTGTATAATCTATGTAGTTCTTGCCATCTGGATGACCGGAAAGCGGGCCACCCGTAACGCCCGTTGA
- a CDS encoding cytochrome c — protein sequence MLLLFPLFSLTGCEQPQVNFVFSEKTNELVPEAAKPVKEALVRQFGNPFELTQFEGLPTDFGDVEGSVKTVQASSGEEKLIRFQVEGLQDAYPKLLGLPLEWTSGKGQGQISRIKEYNYETGTIAVDKAADIDPQPGDTFLVECTRLQFGRDLYNRHCMHCHGMSGEGTGPTSRYLNPPPRDFRQGIYKYTSTKPTAKAQNADLERTVKEGIAGTYMPSFKLLTDDEVSAIVNYVIWLSIRGETEKKIVDELFFDYSKKVVAERTSEDGGESREDVMEELKEYMELDFPDTLEFATSSVAEAWEEANMEDAVVVPETPRVPDTPESRERGRKLYLGDKTKCATCHGPQGRGNGTATQDFWTNPATNEKYPNRGLHDIWGNQLPPRDLHRGIYRGGRRPIDVYRRMYSGIKGTPMPAFGGPLSDEELWDLVNYVMSLPYSSK from the coding sequence TTGTTGCTCCTCTTTCCGTTGTTCAGTCTGACCGGGTGCGAACAGCCTCAGGTCAACTTCGTCTTTTCCGAAAAGACCAACGAACTCGTTCCGGAAGCCGCCAAACCGGTGAAAGAAGCATTGGTCAGACAGTTTGGCAATCCCTTTGAACTCACTCAGTTTGAAGGGCTCCCCACCGACTTCGGCGACGTTGAAGGCTCCGTCAAAACCGTTCAGGCCAGCTCCGGCGAAGAGAAGTTGATCCGCTTCCAGGTCGAAGGCCTGCAGGACGCCTACCCCAAGCTGCTCGGACTCCCCCTGGAATGGACTTCGGGCAAGGGACAGGGACAGATCTCCCGCATCAAAGAATACAACTACGAAACCGGCACCATCGCCGTGGACAAGGCAGCAGACATCGATCCCCAGCCCGGCGATACCTTCCTGGTGGAATGTACGCGGCTGCAGTTCGGTCGCGATCTCTACAACCGCCACTGCATGCACTGTCACGGCATGAGCGGTGAAGGCACCGGGCCGACCTCGCGCTACCTGAATCCTCCGCCCCGCGATTTCCGCCAGGGCATCTACAAATACACGTCGACCAAACCGACGGCCAAAGCACAGAATGCCGACCTGGAACGCACCGTCAAAGAAGGCATCGCGGGCACCTATATGCCCTCCTTCAAACTGCTCACCGACGATGAAGTCTCCGCCATCGTAAACTACGTCATCTGGCTTTCCATCCGCGGAGAGACCGAAAAGAAAATCGTTGATGAACTCTTCTTCGACTATTCCAAGAAAGTGGTCGCTGAACGCACCAGCGAAGATGGCGGCGAATCTCGCGAAGACGTCATGGAAGAGCTCAAAGAATACATGGAACTCGACTTCCCGGACACTCTCGAATTCGCGACATCCAGCGTCGCGGAAGCCTGGGAAGAAGCCAACATGGAAGACGCCGTGGTCGTGCCTGAAACGCCACGGGTTCCCGATACCCCCGAATCACGCGAACGGGGCCGCAAACTCTACCTCGGCGATAAAACCAAGTGTGCCACCTGCCACGGTCCCCAGGGACGCGGCAACGGAACGGCGACCCAGGACTTCTGGACCAATCCGGCTACGAATGAGAAATATCCCAACCGCGGACTGCACGACATCTGGGGCAACCAGTTACCGCCTCGCGATCTGCACCGCGGTATCTACCGGGGCGGACGTCGCCCGATCGACGTCTACCGCCGGATGTACTCCGGTATTAAGGGAACACCGATGCCGGCCTTCGGCGGTCCGCTTTCGGATGAAGAATTGTGGGACCTGGTCAACTACGTGATGAGCCTGCCTTATTCCAGCAAATAA
- a CDS encoding COX15/CtaA family protein: protein MNQQQYHPWLFRIALATTVATLPLMIMGGHVTTEGYGMAVDGWPGSDGQNMFTYPVFGLPTDKFFEHVHRLLGTLVGFLSIILVIVAFKVQPQKWIRKVAIAVLICVIIQGILGGTRVTENSVGLAMTHGLFAACVFTLMAFLTMVTGKRWIENSNDPPELAPGYGRRLAITVPLVVLFQYFLGGFLSHFKVGLHPHMSFAFVVLVFVIIEFRSARKTGIKWLKRPAMGMLHLGIFQIMLGIGAWLTRFGLPAAGIIGEPGSLQQSLFRTAHLITGILFLMTTTLYSVRVFRLHQLNKNRSSEQTLSATDSLPETEGNA from the coding sequence ATGAACCAGCAACAATACCATCCGTGGCTCTTTCGCATCGCACTGGCGACCACCGTCGCCACGCTGCCACTGATGATTATGGGCGGACACGTTACTACCGAAGGCTACGGCATGGCCGTCGATGGCTGGCCCGGATCCGACGGACAGAATATGTTTACGTACCCCGTCTTCGGGCTCCCCACGGATAAGTTTTTTGAGCACGTGCACCGACTGCTGGGAACACTGGTGGGCTTCCTGTCCATCATCCTGGTGATCGTCGCCTTCAAAGTGCAACCGCAAAAATGGATTCGCAAGGTTGCGATCGCCGTCCTGATTTGCGTGATCATTCAAGGCATTCTGGGTGGTACCCGCGTGACGGAAAACAGCGTCGGGCTGGCGATGACACACGGACTGTTCGCCGCCTGCGTCTTCACCCTGATGGCATTCCTCACCATGGTTACCGGCAAACGCTGGATCGAAAACAGCAACGATCCTCCCGAGCTTGCTCCAGGCTACGGACGCCGCCTGGCAATCACGGTTCCGCTGGTCGTCCTCTTTCAGTATTTCCTGGGAGGCTTCCTGAGCCACTTCAAAGTCGGCCTGCATCCCCACATGAGCTTTGCCTTTGTGGTCCTGGTTTTTGTGATTATCGAATTCCGCTCGGCCCGCAAGACAGGAATTAAATGGCTGAAACGCCCCGCCATGGGTATGCTGCATCTGGGAATCTTCCAGATCATGCTCGGCATCGGCGCCTGGCTGACCCGGTTCGGACTCCCCGCTGCCGGAATTATCGGTGAACCCGGCTCCCTGCAACAGTCGCTGTTCCGCACCGCGCACCTGATCACGGGGATTCTGTTCCTGATGACCACCACCCTGTATTCAGTCCGGGTCTTCCGGCTGCACCAGTTAAATAAAAATCGTTCGTCAGAGCAAACTCTCTCTGCTACTGATTCCTTACCTGAGACTGAAGGTAATGCCTGA